One segment of Micromonospora parathelypteridis DNA contains the following:
- a CDS encoding ThuA domain-containing protein, whose translation MRRSLRSWLGVALSAILVAGGIVAVPPTASAAPFTVLVFSKTAGFRHGSITPGITAIQQLGAANGFTVEATEDAGQFTDANLDRFAAVIWLSTTGDVLNAAQQAAFERYIQGGGGYVGVHAASDTEYDWPWYGGLVGAYFASHPAEQTVTVKVADQVHPSTATLPQRWSRFDELYNYRTNPRGNVHVLATLDETTYTGGSMGADHPISWCQNYSGGRAWYTGLGHTDASFTEANFRQHLLGGIMTASGAVGADCGGTVNSSFQQVELAKGAAETGEPMSLTVLPDRGVLHTSRNGVIRHTDAAGNTKIAATLPVYTGDEEGLQGIKADPNFATNRWVYAYYAPPLSTPGGGAPATGTPAEFAVWDGVNRLARFTVNADNTINLGSETLILNVPTSRGMCCHVGGDMDFDAAGNLYLSTGDDTNPFDSAGFSPIDERAGRNPAFDAQRTSANSNDLRGKVLRIKPSAAGGYTIPAGNMFAAGTARTRPEIYAMGFRNPFRMSVDKATGIVYLGDYGPDAGTADPNRGPAGNVEFARIDRPGFYGWPYCTARNDAYNDYTFPSGPSGPKFNCAGGPVNNSPNNTGITQLPPAISAWLPYGGSGSPPEFTGGGLSPMGGPVYRYDPNNTSAVAFPEYYDGTYFAGEFGRRWIKNIKLDSAGQPLKINPFPWTGTQVMDMEFGPDGALYVLDYGTGWFNGDANSALYRIEYARTGRAPRPVVSATPTSGTAPLTVAFSSAGTLDPDGDPFTYAWDFDNNGTTDSTAANPSFTYTTNGTRSPTLTVRDTTGKTATASVVVTVGNSAPVVTVNTPLNGQTFNFGDAVPFSVTVTDAQDGAINCARVKVNYVLGHDSHGHQLGSVQGCTGVIQTSADGEHDTAANIFGIIDAEYTDLGGGSQPPLTTHTQAVLQPRVRQAEHFGDSSGVQIVAGAAGHGGAAVGYIDNNDWISFHPYNLTGIQSFSARVGAPAGGGGTLELRVDSPTGPLVGSATVVPTGGYATFTTVTGGVTAPTGTRTLFLVFKGAGPYFDIDEFTLSTSPGGPGPDPDPPTGNLAQGKPARASSLEGAYGAANAFDGAVGTRWSSAFSDPQWIDVDLGATYSLNRVKLTWEAAYGSGYQIQTSPDGVNFTTIRTVTGGDGGVDDLTGLTGSGRYVRLLGTTRGTAWGYSLFEFEVYGGTGGPTGPGTNLLLNKPTTTSSNEGADVAGAKAVDGSLTTRWSSTFSDPQWIRVDLGTPTAIGRVKLSWEAAYSSAYQIQTSNDGTTWSTVKTVTGADGGVDEHTALGANGRYLRINGTARGTGYGHSLWEVEAYTS comes from the coding sequence GTGCGCAGATCCCTGAGATCGTGGCTCGGCGTCGCGCTGAGCGCGATCCTCGTGGCGGGCGGCATCGTCGCCGTGCCACCCACGGCCAGCGCCGCCCCGTTCACCGTGCTGGTCTTCAGCAAGACCGCCGGCTTCCGGCACGGATCCATCACACCGGGCATCACCGCCATCCAGCAACTCGGCGCCGCCAACGGCTTCACCGTCGAGGCCACCGAGGACGCGGGCCAGTTCACCGACGCCAACCTGGACCGGTTCGCCGCGGTGATCTGGCTGTCCACCACCGGCGACGTGCTCAACGCCGCGCAGCAGGCCGCGTTCGAGCGCTACATCCAGGGCGGCGGCGGGTACGTGGGCGTCCACGCCGCCTCCGACACCGAGTACGACTGGCCCTGGTACGGCGGGCTGGTCGGGGCGTACTTCGCCTCGCACCCGGCCGAACAGACCGTCACCGTCAAGGTCGCCGACCAGGTGCACCCGTCCACCGCGACGCTGCCGCAGCGGTGGAGCCGGTTCGACGAGCTGTACAACTACCGCACCAACCCCCGGGGCAACGTGCACGTGCTGGCCACCCTGGACGAGACCACCTACACCGGCGGCAGCATGGGTGCCGACCACCCGATCTCCTGGTGCCAGAACTACTCCGGCGGCCGGGCCTGGTACACCGGCCTGGGCCACACCGACGCGTCGTTCACCGAGGCGAACTTCCGTCAGCACCTGCTCGGCGGCATCATGACCGCGTCCGGCGCGGTCGGCGCCGACTGCGGCGGCACCGTCAACAGCAGCTTCCAGCAGGTCGAGTTGGCCAAGGGCGCCGCCGAGACCGGCGAGCCGATGAGCCTCACCGTCCTGCCGGACCGGGGCGTGCTGCACACCTCGCGCAACGGCGTGATCCGGCACACCGACGCCGCCGGCAACACCAAGATCGCGGCCACCCTGCCGGTCTACACCGGAGACGAGGAGGGCCTGCAGGGCATCAAGGCCGACCCGAACTTCGCCACCAACCGCTGGGTGTACGCGTACTACGCCCCACCGCTGAGCACCCCCGGTGGCGGTGCCCCGGCCACCGGCACCCCGGCAGAGTTCGCCGTCTGGGACGGCGTCAACCGGCTGGCCCGGTTCACCGTGAACGCGGACAACACCATCAACCTCGGCAGTGAGACGCTGATCCTGAACGTGCCGACCAGCCGGGGCATGTGCTGCCATGTCGGCGGTGACATGGACTTCGACGCGGCGGGCAACCTCTACCTGTCCACCGGTGACGACACCAACCCGTTCGACTCCGCCGGCTTCTCGCCGATCGACGAGCGGGCCGGGCGCAACCCGGCCTTCGACGCGCAGCGCACCTCGGCGAACAGCAACGACCTGCGTGGCAAGGTGCTCCGGATCAAGCCGAGCGCGGCCGGCGGTTACACCATTCCGGCCGGCAACATGTTCGCCGCGGGCACCGCGCGGACCCGTCCGGAGATCTACGCGATGGGCTTCCGCAACCCGTTCCGGATGAGCGTGGACAAGGCCACCGGCATCGTCTACCTCGGCGACTACGGTCCGGACGCGGGCACCGCCGACCCGAACCGGGGACCGGCGGGCAACGTCGAGTTCGCCCGGATCGACCGGCCCGGCTTCTACGGATGGCCGTACTGCACCGCCCGCAACGACGCGTACAACGACTACACCTTCCCGTCCGGCCCGTCCGGGCCGAAGTTCAACTGTGCGGGCGGGCCGGTGAACAACTCGCCCAACAACACCGGCATCACCCAGTTGCCGCCGGCCATCTCGGCGTGGCTGCCGTACGGCGGCTCCGGATCGCCGCCGGAGTTCACGGGCGGCGGCCTGTCACCGATGGGCGGCCCGGTCTACCGGTACGACCCGAACAACACCTCCGCCGTCGCGTTCCCCGAGTACTACGACGGGACCTACTTCGCCGGTGAGTTCGGCCGCCGCTGGATCAAGAACATCAAGCTCGACTCGGCCGGCCAACCCTTGAAGATCAACCCGTTCCCCTGGACCGGCACCCAGGTCATGGACATGGAGTTCGGGCCGGACGGCGCGCTCTACGTGCTCGACTACGGCACCGGCTGGTTCAACGGCGACGCCAACTCGGCGCTCTACCGCATCGAGTACGCCCGCACGGGCAGGGCGCCACGCCCGGTTGTCTCAGCCACTCCGACGAGCGGCACCGCCCCGTTGACCGTGGCCTTCTCCTCGGCCGGCACCCTCGACCCGGACGGGGACCCGTTCACCTACGCCTGGGACTTCGACAACAACGGCACCACCGACTCGACCGCGGCGAACCCGAGTTTCACCTACACCACCAACGGGACCCGCAGCCCGACGCTCACGGTCCGGGACACCACCGGCAAGACAGCCACCGCGAGCGTGGTCGTCACGGTCGGCAACAGCGCCCCGGTGGTCACCGTGAACACCCCGTTGAACGGGCAGACCTTCAACTTCGGGGACGCGGTGCCGTTCTCCGTCACCGTCACCGACGCCCAGGACGGTGCGATCAACTGCGCCCGGGTGAAGGTCAACTATGTGCTCGGGCACGACTCGCACGGCCACCAGCTCGGCAGCGTGCAGGGCTGCACCGGGGTCATCCAGACCTCGGCCGACGGCGAGCACGACACCGCGGCGAACATCTTCGGCATCATCGACGCGGAATACACCGACCTCGGCGGGGGTAGCCAGCCGCCGCTGACCACGCACACCCAGGCCGTCCTGCAGCCGCGGGTGCGCCAGGCCGAGCACTTCGGTGACTCGTCCGGCGTCCAGATCGTCGCCGGCGCGGCCGGGCACGGCGGCGCCGCGGTCGGATACATCGACAACAACGACTGGATCTCGTTCCACCCCTACAACCTGACCGGCATCCAGTCGTTCAGCGCCCGCGTCGGCGCCCCGGCCGGCGGTGGTGGCACGTTGGAGCTACGGGTCGATTCGCCCACCGGGCCGCTGGTCGGCTCGGCCACCGTCGTGCCCACCGGCGGGTACGCCACCTTCACCACGGTCACCGGTGGGGTCACCGCCCCGACCGGCACCCGGACCCTGTTCCTGGTCTTCAAGGGCGCCGGCCCGTACTTCGACATCGACGAGTTCACCCTCTCCACCAGCCCCGGCGGCCCGGGCCCGGATCCGGACCCGCCCACCGGGAACCTGGCCCAGGGCAAGCCCGCCCGAGCTTCCAGTCTCGAGGGCGCGTACGGCGCGGCCAACGCGTTCGACGGCGCGGTGGGCACCCGTTGGAGCAGCGCGTTCAGTGATCCGCAGTGGATCGATGTGGACCTCGGGGCCACGTACTCCCTCAACCGGGTCAAGTTGACCTGGGAGGCGGCGTACGGCAGTGGCTACCAGATCCAGACCTCGCCGGACGGGGTCAACTTCACCACGATCCGTACGGTGACCGGCGGTGACGGCGGCGTGGACGACCTGACCGGGCTCACCGGCTCCGGCCGGTACGTCCGGCTCCTCGGGACCACCCGAGGCACCGCCTGGGGCTACTCGCTGTTCGAGTTCGAGGTGTACGGCGGCACCGGTGGCCCGACCGGCCCCGGTACCAACCTGCTCTTGAACAAGCCGACGACGACGTCCAGCAACGAGGGGGCCGACGTGGCCGGCGCCAAGGCGGTGGACGGCAGTCTCACCACCCGC
- a CDS encoding ABC transporter substrate-binding protein, which produces MQKWRPVLAVAALSAALGGLTACGDDTGAGDTAAASSGPWSFNDGSGQVVKADKTPTRIIAHAGEAAALLSFGIKPVGVYADESVKTDPNLKNLDLTGIEILGEEWGKIDVEKAAALRPDLIVGDWWPAEKAHSGMEEGVDEKSKKLAELAPVVGIAQGKSIVALAEGYEDLAESLGADVDSPQIAANKKRFEEAVSAFKAATSGKPDLTVAAMSPATEKVYVANPEYAPELLDLQTWGLKVINPASPDPAFPYWENLSWENADKYQPDLILWDGRSFTPTANAEWGTKQPTWFKIKAAKAGATVSWPAFWLHTYGDFANELGKLTEAVKAADPNVGN; this is translated from the coding sequence ATGCAGAAATGGCGTCCGGTCCTGGCCGTGGCGGCGCTCAGCGCCGCCCTCGGCGGGCTCACCGCATGTGGCGACGACACTGGTGCCGGTGACACCGCCGCCGCGTCCTCTGGCCCCTGGTCGTTCAACGACGGATCGGGTCAGGTCGTCAAGGCGGACAAGACACCCACGCGGATCATCGCGCATGCCGGCGAGGCCGCGGCGCTCCTGTCCTTCGGCATCAAGCCGGTCGGCGTCTACGCCGACGAGTCGGTCAAGACCGACCCCAACCTCAAGAACCTCGACCTCACCGGGATCGAGATCCTCGGCGAGGAGTGGGGCAAGATCGACGTGGAGAAGGCCGCGGCCCTGCGCCCGGACCTGATCGTCGGCGACTGGTGGCCGGCCGAGAAGGCGCACAGCGGCATGGAGGAGGGCGTCGACGAGAAGAGCAAGAAGCTCGCCGAGTTGGCCCCCGTCGTCGGAATCGCGCAGGGCAAGTCGATCGTCGCGCTGGCCGAGGGGTACGAGGATCTCGCCGAGAGCCTCGGCGCCGATGTCGACAGCCCGCAGATCGCCGCGAACAAGAAGCGCTTCGAGGAGGCGGTGTCCGCGTTCAAGGCGGCAACCTCGGGCAAGCCGGACCTGACGGTCGCGGCGATGTCGCCCGCCACGGAGAAGGTCTACGTGGCGAACCCCGAGTACGCGCCCGAGCTGCTGGACCTGCAGACCTGGGGCCTGAAGGTCATCAACCCGGCCAGCCCGGACCCGGCCTTCCCGTACTGGGAGAACCTCAGCTGGGAGAACGCGGACAAGTACCAGCCGGACCTGATCCTGTGGGACGGCCGCTCCTTCACGCCCACCGCCAACGCCGAGTGGGGTACGAAGCAGCCCACCTGGTTCAAGATCAAGGCTGCCAAGGCTGGCGCCACCGTCTCGTGGCCGGCGTTCTGGCTGCACACGTACGGTGACTTCGCCAACGAGCTGGGCAAGCTGACCGAGGCGGTCAAGGCCGCGGATCCGAATGTCGGCAACTAG
- a CDS encoding FecCD family ABC transporter permease, with protein MLLALVGFLSVTMGSRSIGLSEVLHALFSLDSDGPISSTVTLEMRVPRTLLGILVGAALGVAGAILQGVTRNPLADAGILGINSGAAAFVVFAITVLGVRGVGVYVWFAFAGAIAALALVYAIASIGREGATPVKLALAGAAVTAGLVSVTDGIVMTNVDALNELRFWQVGSLAGRYAPILTGVAPFLLIGLAASLGLGRAINNLSLGEDVARGLGQHVTRTRAVAFAVVAVLAGAATAACGPIVFVGLVVPHLARFICGPDYRWILPYSMLLAPIVLLLADVLGRVVAAPDELQVGVVLGLIGAPAFIAIVRYGRLSEV; from the coding sequence GTGCTCCTCGCCCTCGTCGGTTTCCTCAGCGTGACCATGGGCTCGCGCTCGATCGGGTTGTCCGAGGTGCTGCACGCCCTGTTTAGCCTCGACAGCGACGGACCGATCAGCAGCACGGTCACGCTGGAGATGCGCGTACCCCGCACTCTGCTCGGCATTTTGGTCGGCGCGGCGCTCGGTGTGGCCGGGGCGATCCTGCAGGGCGTCACCCGCAACCCTCTGGCGGACGCGGGGATCCTGGGCATCAACTCCGGTGCCGCCGCGTTCGTGGTCTTCGCCATCACCGTGCTCGGTGTACGCGGCGTCGGTGTCTACGTCTGGTTCGCGTTCGCCGGCGCGATCGCGGCGCTCGCGCTGGTGTACGCGATCGCGTCCATCGGCCGGGAGGGCGCCACCCCGGTCAAGCTGGCCCTCGCGGGGGCGGCTGTCACCGCCGGCCTCGTCTCGGTCACCGACGGGATCGTGATGACGAACGTGGACGCCCTCAACGAGCTGCGGTTCTGGCAGGTCGGGTCACTCGCCGGCCGGTACGCCCCGATCCTGACCGGGGTCGCGCCGTTCCTGCTGATCGGCCTCGCCGCGTCTCTGGGCCTGGGGCGTGCCATCAACAACCTCTCGCTCGGCGAGGACGTCGCGCGTGGCCTTGGCCAGCACGTGACCCGTACCCGCGCGGTCGCCTTCGCCGTGGTCGCGGTCCTCGCCGGCGCGGCGACCGCCGCGTGCGGGCCGATCGTCTTCGTCGGGCTCGTCGTGCCGCACCTGGCGCGGTTCATCTGCGGCCCCGACTACCGGTGGATCCTGCCGTACTCGATGCTGCTGGCACCCATCGTCCTGCTGCTCGCCGACGTGCTCGGCCGCGTGGTGGCCGCCCCCGACGAGCTCCAGGTCGGTGTGGTCCTCGGGTTGATCGGCGCGCCCGCGTTCATCGCCATCGTGCGCTACGGCCGGCTGTCGGAGGTGTGA
- a CDS encoding DUF1540 domain-containing protein translates to MTDMLEMPRVHECTVTDCGYNHDGCHAFAITIGQQNASCATFIDTSAKGGLDRVIAQVGACKRADCQHNAELECHAPSIRVGPGQDIADCQTYQPR, encoded by the coding sequence ATGACTGACATGCTGGAGATGCCGCGGGTCCACGAGTGCACGGTCACCGACTGCGGCTACAACCACGACGGCTGCCACGCGTTCGCCATCACCATCGGGCAGCAGAACGCCAGCTGCGCCACATTCATCGACACCTCGGCGAAGGGCGGTCTCGACCGCGTCATCGCCCAGGTCGGGGCCTGCAAGCGCGCCGACTGCCAACACAACGCCGAGTTGGAATGCCACGCACCGTCCATTCGGGTGGGCCCGGGGCAGGACATCGCCGACTGCCAGACGTATCAGCCGCGCTGA
- the rpsD gene encoding 30S ribosomal protein S4, which translates to MNQTRPKVKRSRALGIALTPKCVRYFERRPFPPGQHGRARRTTSDYKVRLLEKQRLKAQYDLHEGQLRRAFDRAVRRPGKTGEELIVELESRLDALVLRAGFARTIYQARQVVTHQHVTVNGRRLDRPSARLQPGDVIAVAERSRGKAPFLAAAAGAHAPERLAPYLEVSLPGLTARLTRLPLRSEVPVLCEEQLVVEYYSR; encoded by the coding sequence ATGAATCAGACCCGTCCCAAGGTCAAGCGGTCCCGTGCTCTGGGCATCGCGCTGACCCCGAAATGTGTGCGCTACTTCGAGCGCCGCCCGTTCCCGCCGGGGCAGCACGGCCGGGCCCGACGCACCACCAGCGACTACAAGGTGCGGCTGTTGGAGAAGCAGCGCCTCAAGGCGCAGTACGACCTGCACGAGGGGCAGTTGCGGCGCGCGTTCGACCGGGCCGTGCGCCGTCCGGGCAAGACCGGTGAAGAGCTGATCGTCGAGTTGGAGAGCCGGCTCGACGCGCTGGTGCTGCGGGCTGGTTTCGCCCGCACCATCTACCAGGCCCGCCAGGTCGTCACCCACCAGCACGTCACGGTCAACGGCCGTCGGCTGGACCGACCCTCGGCGCGGTTGCAGCCCGGGGACGTCATCGCCGTGGCGGAGCGCAGCCGGGGCAAGGCCCCGTTCCTCGCCGCGGCTGCGGGGGCGCACGCCCCGGAGCGTCTCGCCCCCTATCTGGAGGTCAGTCTGCCCGGACTGACCGCTCGACTGACCCGGCTCCCGCTGCGGTCGGAGGTCCCGGTCCTGTGTGAAGAGCAGCTCGTCGTCGAGTACTACTCGCGCTGA
- a CDS encoding ABC transporter ATP-binding protein translates to MTRLRAEGLTLGYDDRTIVDHLDVAVLDGKVTAIVGANACGKSTLLRGLARLLAPRDGTVLLDGRSLADLRNIDVAKVLGLLPQTPVAPDGITVADLVSRGRYPHQGWFRRWTADDHDAVARALDSTGTADLIDRPIRELSGGQRQRVWVAMALAQDTDLLLLDEPTTYLDINHQVELLRLLRKLNAESGKTIVIVMHDLNLACRYCDHLIAMSGGAIVAEGAPVDVVTGELVEQVFGLNCLVVPDPIAGTPMVVPA, encoded by the coding sequence ATGACCCGACTACGCGCCGAGGGGCTGACTCTCGGCTACGACGACCGGACCATCGTCGACCACCTCGACGTCGCCGTGCTCGACGGCAAGGTCACCGCGATCGTCGGCGCCAACGCCTGCGGCAAGTCCACCCTGCTACGCGGTCTGGCCCGACTGCTCGCGCCGCGCGACGGGACCGTCCTGCTCGACGGCAGGTCGCTCGCCGACCTGCGGAACATCGACGTGGCCAAGGTGCTCGGGCTCCTCCCGCAGACCCCCGTCGCGCCCGACGGCATCACGGTCGCCGACCTCGTCTCCCGCGGTCGCTACCCCCACCAGGGCTGGTTCCGGCGCTGGACCGCCGACGACCACGACGCCGTCGCCCGGGCCCTCGACTCCACCGGCACCGCCGACCTGATCGACCGTCCGATCCGGGAACTGTCCGGCGGCCAACGTCAGCGCGTCTGGGTCGCCATGGCCCTGGCCCAGGACACCGACCTGCTGCTCCTCGACGAACCCACCACCTACCTCGACATCAACCATCAGGTCGAGCTGCTGCGGCTGCTGCGGAAGCTGAACGCGGAGTCCGGCAAGACCATCGTCATCGTCATGCACGACCTCAACCTCGCCTGCCGGTACTGCGACCACCTCATCGCGATGTCCGGCGGCGCGATCGTCGCCGAGGGCGCCCCGGTCGACGTGGTCACCGGCGAACTCGTGGAGCAGGTGTTCGGTCTCAATTGCCTGGTCGTACCCGACCCGATCGCGGGCACGCCGATGGTCGTGCCTGCCTGA
- a CDS encoding FecCD family ABC transporter permease → MTTTTTATTDVRPDPSATVRAVRANRRRRAGRSIVVTCALTGAVFALFVLTMMVGSFRIGAGEVIASVLHLSDNPSVDFVVRGLRLPTAAAALAVGLALGASGAIFQQLLRNPLASPDFVGITSGAGLAAVTGIVLLEAGGLVISGLALGGAIVAALAMYLLAWRDGLSGYRFILIGIAVTVFFQGLIGYVLSRAQLFEARQAMHWLVGSVGQASTTELRVLAGALVVLLPVAVLLQRPLGTLELGDDAARMLGTRVELSRAGLLGTAVVLVALAVAVAGPIAFVALVAGPIANRLLGPAARGILPAALVGAALLLTADLVAAHLLPTPLPTGVVTGAVGAPYLMWLLVTTNRQGAGG, encoded by the coding sequence ATGACGACCACGACCACAGCCACGACCGACGTGCGCCCCGATCCATCTGCCACGGTGAGGGCGGTGCGCGCCAACCGGAGGCGTCGTGCCGGCCGGTCCATCGTGGTGACCTGCGCCCTCACCGGGGCGGTTTTTGCCCTCTTCGTGCTCACCATGATGGTGGGCAGCTTCCGCATCGGCGCCGGGGAGGTCATCGCCTCGGTGCTGCACCTGTCCGACAATCCCAGCGTCGACTTCGTCGTCCGTGGCCTGCGGCTGCCGACCGCAGCCGCCGCCCTGGCCGTCGGGCTCGCACTCGGCGCCTCCGGGGCGATCTTCCAACAGCTGCTGCGCAACCCACTCGCGTCCCCGGATTTCGTCGGCATCACCTCGGGGGCCGGGCTGGCGGCGGTCACCGGCATCGTGCTGCTCGAAGCCGGCGGGCTCGTCATCAGCGGGCTCGCCCTCGGCGGTGCGATCGTCGCCGCCCTGGCGATGTACCTGCTTGCCTGGCGCGACGGCCTCAGTGGCTACCGCTTCATCCTCATCGGCATCGCGGTGACGGTCTTCTTCCAGGGCCTGATCGGATATGTGCTCAGCCGGGCGCAACTGTTCGAGGCCCGTCAGGCCATGCACTGGCTGGTCGGTTCGGTCGGACAGGCCAGCACCACCGAGTTGCGTGTGCTCGCCGGCGCCCTGGTCGTCCTGCTGCCGGTCGCCGTGCTGCTCCAACGACCACTGGGCACCCTTGAACTCGGCGACGACGCCGCCCGCATGCTGGGCACCCGGGTCGAACTCAGCCGCGCCGGGCTCCTCGGAACCGCCGTCGTGCTGGTCGCGCTGGCCGTGGCCGTGGCGGGTCCGATCGCCTTCGTCGCCCTCGTCGCCGGGCCGATCGCCAACCGGCTCCTCGGCCCAGCCGCCCGGGGCATCCTCCCCGCCGCGCTGGTGGGCGCCGCGCTGCTGCTCACCGCCGACCTCGTCGCTGCGCACCTGCTGCCCACACCACTGCCCACCGGTGTGGTGACCGGCGCGGTCGGTGCCCCCTACCTGATGTGGCTTCTGGTCACCACCAACCGACAAGGAGCGGGCGGATGA
- a CDS encoding DUF2470 domain-containing protein codes for MIALSNPSTSALDSADDASVRLRSMLVAADSLTLHIAGVEAYVLGRHAVADDGRLRIALPADGRLTHHLAHEQEAVALVEVTDLAPTPVRNRVRGRGRFTGWLVTQATTNGGDEDLLAVLDLATAELTVDGRTTCIDPDAFAAADPDPLAAAEAEMLCHLDHHHPDTVERLCRLIPARHLQGVQQVRPVRLDRHGLVLRLELSRGDRDVRLGFRSPLRHPDQLGVQIEALLRESRRCRSRRAY; via the coding sequence ATGATCGCCTTGAGCAACCCCTCGACCAGCGCGTTGGACTCCGCCGACGACGCGAGCGTCCGGCTCCGATCGATGCTCGTCGCCGCCGATTCCCTCACGTTGCACATCGCCGGCGTCGAGGCGTACGTCCTCGGACGGCACGCCGTGGCGGACGACGGACGACTGCGGATCGCACTACCGGCCGACGGCCGTCTGACGCACCACCTCGCGCACGAGCAGGAGGCCGTCGCGCTGGTCGAGGTGACCGACCTGGCGCCCACCCCGGTACGCAACCGGGTTCGCGGGCGCGGCAGATTCACCGGGTGGCTGGTGACGCAGGCCACCACGAACGGGGGCGATGAGGATCTGCTGGCAGTCCTCGACCTCGCCACCGCCGAGTTGACCGTCGACGGCCGTACCACCTGCATCGACCCGGACGCATTCGCGGCAGCCGATCCCGACCCCCTGGCCGCCGCCGAAGCCGAGATGTTGTGCCACCTCGATCACCACCACCCGGACACCGTCGAACGCCTGTGCCGGCTGATACCCGCTCGCCACCTGCAGGGCGTCCAGCAGGTCCGGCCGGTACGCCTGGACCGGCACGGTCTCGTGCTCAGGCTGGAGCTGAGCAGGGGCGATCGGGACGTCCGGCTGGGGTTCCGCTCGCCGCTGCGCCATCCAGATCAACTCGGCGTCCAGATCGAGGCACTGCTGCGGGAATCTCGACGCTGCCGATCCCGACGCGCCTACTGA